Proteins from a genomic interval of Medicago truncatula cultivar Jemalong A17 chromosome 3, MtrunA17r5.0-ANR, whole genome shotgun sequence:
- the LOC11443024 gene encoding putative receptor-like protein kinase At4g00960, translated as MMAYNLKQKLFSITLLFCIIFSPTETASTFSHYNCTTIKKFSPKSIYQTNLTTLLSTLSSKALNHGYYNTSISTIDEKEDTIYGLFMCIGYTSNCGECVQNSTKILTSMCNLNKEAIIWSDECLVRYSDRSFFGTLEESPSWCVKGSMDYEGPLKGFNKMLNSLMLDLVTQAISLLKKPVTQAIKTSTGNSIKFVLKRAIFFEDKFLYGLAQCIPNLSNDNCMKCLNDAINYLQTSCAKGKIRGSVLYPSCVVRYDPYPYFEQPIVKSEENEVQSFKIFFHVLAPVMICSVAGFFFVYYLRRRRARKNLMYHRENFGEEITSEVNSLQFDFDMIRLATNKFSEDNKIGEGGFGDVYKGMFPNGYEIAVKRLIRNSSQGAVEFKNEVLLIAKLQHRNLVRLLGFCIQRNEKILIYEYMHNKSLDYYLFSPENHRKLTWHARYKIIRGIARGILYLHEDSHLKIIHCDLKPSNILLDDKMNAKISDFGLARIVAIDQMQGNTSIIAGTYGYMSPEYAMLGQFSVKSDVFSFGVIMLEIVSGKRNVDYNGVNSIDDLVSHAWKKWTENKQMELLDPALTYSFSETEVSRCIQLGLLCVQENPDQRPTMATIALYFNIDSIDLPLPQQPPFYMRGKIESKVASKKTMSGRPRSYSVTRF; from the exons ATGATGGCTTACAATCTGAAACAAAAACTGTTCTCAATTACTCTTCTgttctgcataattttttcaCCAACTGAAACAGCATCAACATTCAGCCATTACAATTGCACAACCATAAAAAAGTTTAGTCCAAAAAGCATTTACCAAACCAATCTAACCACACTCTTATCAACACTTTCATCCAAAGCACTCAACCATGGCTACTACAACACTAGTATTAGTACAATCGATGAAAAAGAAGACACTATCTATGGTCTCTTCATGTGTATAGGATACACAAGTAACTGTGGAGAATGTGTTCAAAACTCTACCAAAATACTTACCTCAATGTGTAACTTAAATAAAGAAGCTATAATTTGGTCTGATGAATGCTTGGTGCGTTATTCTGATCGATCTTTCTTTGGCACTTTGGAAGAATCTCCATCATGGTGTGTGAAGGGCTCAATGGATTATGAAGGTCCATTGAAAGGATTCAACAAAATGCTAAATTCTTTGATGCTGGATCTTGTAACTCAAGCAATTTCTTTGTTGAAGAAGCCTGTAACTCAAGCTATTAAAACTTCAACGGGAAATTCTATCAAATTTGTTCTCAAGAGAGCAATTTTCTTTGAGGACAAATTCTTGTATGGCCTTGCTCAATGCATACCAAATCTCTCTAATGATAATTGCATGAAGTGTTTAAATGATGCTATAAATTATCTGCAAACCTCGTGTGCTAAAGGAAAGATTAGAGGAAGTGTTTTATATCCAAGTTGTGTTGTTAGATATGATCCTTATCCATATTTCGAACAACCAATag TAAAAAGCGAGGAAAATGAAGTacaatcatttaaaatattttttcacgTTCTTGCTCCTGTCATGATTTGCTCGGTTGCGGGTTTCTTTTTCGTGTATTATCTGAGACGTAGGAGAGCGAGGAAGAATCTCATGTACCACAGAGAAAATT TTGGGGAAGAGATTACATCAGAAGTGAACTCTCTGCAATTTGATTTCGATATGATTCGACTAGCAACAAACAAGTTCTCTGAAGATAACAAGATCGGAGAAGGTGGTTTTGGAGATGTTTACAAG GGAATGTTTCCTAATGGATATGAAATAGCGGTAAAGAGGCTCATAAGAAATTCGAGTCAAGGAGCTGTGGAATTTAAGAATGAGGTATTGTTAATAGCCAAGCTTCAACACAGAAATCTTGTGAGATTGTTAGGATTTTGCATTCAAAGGAATGAGAAGATACTCATTTATGAATATATGCACAACAAAAGCCTTGATTATTACCTATTCA GTCCTGAGAACCATAGAAAATTAACTTGGCATGCACGCTACAAGATTATAAGAGGGATTGCACGAGGTATTCTTTATCTACATGAGGATTCTCATCTAAAAATCATACACTGTGATCTTAAACCCAGCAACATTTTGTTGGATGACAAAATGAATGCAAAGATATCAGATTTTGGCTTGGCAAGGATTGTTGCCATTGATCAAATGCAAGGAAACACTAGTATAATTGCTGGAACATA TGGCTACATGTCTCCTGAATATGCAATGCTCGGCCAGTTTTCTGTTAAATCCGATGTATTCAGCTTTGGAGTCATAATGCTTGAGATTGTTAGTGGAAAAAGAAACGTTGATTATAATGGAGTAAACTCCATTGATGACCTCGTGAGCCAT GCATGGAAAAAATGGACTGAAAATAAGCAAATGGAATTATTGGATCCTGCATTGACATACTCATTTTCAGAAACAGAAGTCAGTCGGTGCATACAGCTTGGTCTACTATGTGTGCAAGAAAATCCAGATCAGAGGCCTACTATGGCAACAATTGCTTTGTATTTCAACATTGATTCAATTGATTTGCCACTACCTCAACAGCCACCATTTTACATGCGTGGTAAAATAGAATCAAAGGTGGCTAGTAAAAAAACAATGTCAGGTCGACCAAGGAGTTATTCAGTGACAAGGTTTTAA
- the LOC11435654 gene encoding ribonuclease 3-like protein 2, producing MRPISSFITTYFGSSSSQRAKRRCLRSHAPYSFLLLLTLEVQVHKGQKEEFLHLTTPQNHTIENQVHNKEQEEAPLLLTKPRPHTIEVEVHNKDQEEELLLLITPQPDTMEVQAHKEEEQALLLQTCALKINDKEEEHSPKQGQEEVHMKESDSLPPPPPPPPPSLHEVEAILEYEFKNILLLEEAFTHCTYGAENGLSYERLEYIGDSVLNLMITTEQFHAYPTLAPGHLTRLRAANVDTEKLARVAIKYGLHRYVRHKKPLLGDEIQAFIKEVVEYPLHSNGLIDVPKILADIVESTIGAIFVDCGSSIETVWKFFKKLLVPVIDPHTIQRHPSAELNEFCQKRGLKLQFRDLWKVSEIVEVLISEELVGSGKCGSKKEIAHNRAAKNALEYMKRKFGISTSTRDDATEDFDSPPRCNGGPAAIEDLSFPSKYNGGSDATEDLGSPSKCNGGPDATEGSHKCNGGPNVTEDLSFIPKYNIGLDAIEDLGSSAKCNGGPDFNED from the exons ATGCGCCCTATAAgttcttttattactacttacTTTGGAAGTTCAAGTTCACAAAGGGCAAAAAGAAGATGTTTGAGAAGCCATGCACCCTATAGTTTTTTATTACTGCTTACTTTGGAAGTTCAAGTTCACAAAGGGCAAAAAGAAGAATTTCTTCACTtaaccacaccacaaaatcataCCATCGAAAATCAAGTTCACAACAAAGAGCAAGAAGAAGCACCTCTCCTTTTAACTAAACCACGACCGCACACCATTGAAGTTGAAGTTCACAACAAAGACCAAGAAGAAGAACTTCTCCTCTTAATCACACCACAACCGGACACCATGGAAGTTCAAGCACACAAAGAGGAAGAACAAGCACTTCTCCTCCAAACATGTGCACTCaaaataaatgacaaagaagaagaacactCTCCGAAACAAGGACAAGAAGAAGTACACATGAAGGAAAGTGATTCTCTacctcctcctccaccaccaccaccaccatcgcTGCATGAAGTGGAAGCAATTCTAGAATACGAATTTAAGAACATACTATTGCTAGAAGAGGCTTTCACTCACTGTACTTACGGTGCTGAGAATGGCTTATCTTATGAGCGTTTGGAATACATAGGTGATTCAGTTCTTAACCTAATGATAACAACGGAACAATTTCATGCATATCCAACGCTGGCACCAGGTCACTTGACCCGTTTACGTGCTGCAAATGTCGACACTGAAAAACTTGCACGTGTAGCCATCAAATATGGTTTACATCGTTATGTGCGTCACAAAAAGCCACTGCTTGGAGACGAA ATTCAAGCATTTATCAAAGAGGTGGTTGAATATCCTTTACACTCCAATGGACTAATTGATGTTCCTAAAATTTTGGCTGATATTGTTGAGTCAACCATCGGTGCAATCTTCGTTGATTGTGGCTCATCCATCGAAACTGTGTGGAAG ttttttaaaaagctaCTCGTACCTGTAATTGATCCCCACACTATTCAAAGGCATCCCAGCGCAGAGCTTAATGAATTTTGTCAGAAGAGAGGTCTCAAGTTGCAATTCAGAGATTTGTGGAAAGTATCTGAGATAGTTGAAGTTCTTATAAGTGAGGAATTGGTTGGAAGTGGCAAGTGTGGCTCTAAGAAAGAAATTGCACACAATAGGGCAGCAAAAAATGCTTTGgaatatatgaaaagaaaatttgGTATAAGTACATCTACAAGAGATGATGCTACCGAAGATTTTGATTCTCCTCCTAGATGCAATGGAGGTCCAGCTGCTATCGAAGATTTAAGTTTTCCATCTAAATATAATGGAGGTTCAGATGCTACCGAAGATTTAGGTTCCCCTTCTAAATGTAACGGAGGTCCAGATGCTACCGAAGGTTCACATAAGTGCAACGGAGGTCCAAATGTTACTGAAGATTTAAGTTTCATTCCCAAGTACAACATAGGTTTAGATGCTATAGAAGATTTAGGTTCCTCAGCTAAGTGCAATGGAGGTCCAGATTTTAATGAAgattga
- the LOC11429038 gene encoding pentatricopeptide repeat-containing protein At1g62350 — protein sequence MLRLALRRVSSSSFSSSCSRFITGSASKPSLSIWRRKKELGKEGLVITKELKRLQTDPVRLDRFVRSNVSRLLKSDLVSVLFEFHRQDNVFLSMKLYDIVRKEIWYRPDMFFYRDMLVMLARNKRVDETKRVWDDLKGEGVLFDQHTFGDIVRAYLDSGMPSEAMDIYEEMRQSPEPPLSLPFRVILKGLIPYPELREKIKDDFLEVFPDMIIYDPPEDLFDDHEKHDDVSNSDIY from the exons ATGCTGCGACTTGCACTGCGAAGAGTTTCAtcatcatctttttcttcttcttgttcccGGTTCATTACCGGTTCGGCTTCAAAACCAAGCTTATCAATATGGAGGCGAAAGAAAGAGCTGGGTAAAGAAGGTCTCGTCATTACCAAAGAGCTCAAGAGACTCCAAACCGACCCGGTTCGCTTAGACCGGTTTGTCCGGTCCAATGTTTCTCGCTTGCTCAAGTCCGACCTTGTTTCTGTCCTCTTTGAGTTCCATAGACAGGACAATGTCTTTCTCTCTATGAAG TTGTACGATATAGTGCGCAAAGAAATATGGTACCGGCCGGACATGTTCTTTTATAGGGACATGCTTGTGATGCTTGCAAGAAACAAAAGGGTGGATGAAACAAAGAGGGTGTGGGATGATTTGAAAGGAGAGGGAGTTTTATTTGATCAGCATACATTTGGAGACATTGTAAGAGCCTATCTTGATAGTGGTATGCCCTCAGAGGCCATGGACATATATGAAGAAATGAGACAATCTCCCGAGCCTCCTCTGTCATTACCTTTCCGTGTAATATTAAAAGGACTAATTCCATATCCCGaattaagagagaaaataaaagatgaCTTTTTGGAGGTTTTCCCAGATATGATCATCTACGACCCTCCTGAGGATTTGTTCGACGATCATGAGAAGCATGATGATGTATCTAATAGTGACATTTATTGA